Genomic segment of Elusimicrobiota bacterium:
TACCTCCGCAAAAGTTGTCGTGAAAAAAAATTATGGGCTTAACCTTCCGAAACCTAAGATTTCTTCAACGCATGTACAGCAGGTGTTCCTCAACCTTATCACCAATGCCGCACAGGCTATTGCTAATGTCGGCGGTGGGGTGTTGACAATAACTACTATGGTGATTGATAAGATCGAAGATAACGGGCAGCGGAAAAAGTTTGTGGTTGTAAGTTTCAGGGATGATGGTATCGGGATTAAGAAAGAAAATATTAATCATATATTTGACCCGTTTTTTACTACTAAAGATATTGGGAAAGGTACGGGGTTAGGATTAACCGTGAGTTATGGTATTATACAGAGGCATAACGGTGAAATTCTGGCGGCTAGTAACGGTGAAAGACAGGGGTCTGAGTTCCGGGTGATGCTGCCATGTTAATAACCAAACTCTCAACTCTAAACTCTAAACTCTCAACTTTGAACTCTCATCTTCAGGGAGGCGGTGGTTATGGCAAAGTATAAAGTATGCCTCGTTGAGGATGATCCTGATGTCGGAGCAGTGGTGGAGATGATTTTGAAGGATTATGATTGCGAGATAACTAATATCCGTGATGTTAATTCCTTTAGGATGCTTGCTGATAAGGTTATGCCGGACCTTATAATCCTTGACCTTATGTTACCCGGGATTAACGGGTTTGAAATCTGTCAGTACTTCAGGAACCGTGCGGAAACCGCGGATACGCCGATACTTGCGTTTACCGGGTACGATAGCGTCGATAATCAAAAAAAAATTATGGCCGCCGGTGCAACGGATTATTCGCCAAAACCGTTTGATATCAAAAGTTTTAAGTTTAAAGTAAAGAAATTGTTGAAGATTAGTGATCCGCTGGAGTAAAGTGTTCTGCTCCTGAGTGTATCTTCCTATAACTAAAATGTTGACTTATTAGTAAAAATAAACTATTAATAATAAAGATATGGGGTGTATTAGGTATATATTATTAATACTAATATGTTTGTGTATTAGCCTAAACCATAACTATGTATCCGCAGCGGATACTGGCGGGATGGCGAATACGTTTCTTACCTGGGGAGCAGGTGCGCGGGCGCTTGGGATGGGTAAGGCGTATGTCGCTGTGGCTAATGACGCAACCGCTGGGTTCTGGAATCCCGGGGGGTTGGCTCAGGTTGACCGCGCGGAATTGAATGTTCTTCACGCGTTTCTCTGGGAAGGGACGGTGTATGATTATGCCGGGTATGTGGTTCCTACATTGAAAAACGGTACGTTCGGGGTGAACGCCATAACATTATTGTCTATCGGCGGGGAAGGTAGGGATGCGCTTAACCGCGTAAATAATCAAACGTTTATTGATTCACGGTTACTGGCGGGAGGATGTTACGCCCGTGAGATTGGTGATTGGTTATCGCTCGGCGGGGCGGTTAATGTTTTGAATAGTTCGCTTGGGCAGCATAGTAAGCTTGATATGACAATCGATGCGGGTGCGTTAATGAAATTCTTCGGGGGATTGACTCTGGGGGTTAATATAAAGAATATGCTGGTTGCGCGGTTATCCGGGAATTCACAGGATGTGCTTAGCCCTGTTATCCGTGCGGGTGTTGCCGGGCATTTTTGGGATAACCGTATGATTGCAGCGTGTGATGTTGAATACCGTGAGAATACAGTGGTGTATTACCTCGGGGTGGAGGCTGCTGTATTTAATCTTTTTAAATTGCGTATCGGGCAGTCACAGCAGGAAGTTAGTGCCGGGTTTGGGATTAATGTGTTCAACATGATGCTGGACTATGCGCTGGGGTTACACTCACTCGGCGGGTCGCATCGTATGTCATTGACAATGAAGTTCGGCGGGTCTGTTAAAGCTGAGTTGAATAAACAAAATGAAAAAGCTAGGTTAGAACTTGATGAGTTATTCAAAAAACTATATGAGTCAGGTATCCAGGCGTATCAGGAAGGGAAGTTTGATGAAGCGCATTCTATGCTGGCACAGGCGAGAAGTATTAACCCGCAGGATGAGGATGTTAAGATCCTGACCTCGAGGTTACAGCTGGTTGTGGCATTACTGCCGACATCGGTGGGGACTGGGAAGGTGTCAGAATTGCTGCGGGCTGGCGTGACTAAGTACCTCGAAGGCGATGCGGAACAGGCAATCACGAAGATTACCTACGCGTATACGCTTGACCCGGATAATAAAACTATTGAACGGCTGCTTAACCGCCTGCAGCGCGAGACCGGGGTGAAGATTGATACCGCACCGCCGGGGATGGGGACACTGGTGGATCAAAAATTGTTGCAGGCGTATATACAGTTTTCAAAACGTGATTTTGCGGGGACTATTCTTCTTTGCCAGGAAGTGTTATCGCTGGAATCGCGGAATATTCTGGCATACAAACGTATGGGTACAAGTTATTTATTACTAGGTGAACGTGATAAAGCGGTGAAGTTATGGGAGAAAGCCCTGGAGATTAATCCTAATGATACCGCGTTACGGGAATATACGGATAGTGTTAAGAAACAGATTGGGCAATAATTTAAGGTTTTTTGTGAGAGGGGTAAATGTGAAGTTTATTTGTAAACTTTTCTTTGCGTTAACGCTGCTGGCAGGCGTTACTGTTCAGACATTTGCTGATACGCAGGAGCGTATTACTATTGAATACGATATCCGCAGCAGGACAGAACGGGTAATCGAAAAAATTCTTGGCAGCAGGGATTTTGTTGTTATCGTCGAGGTTGTGCTTGAACGCCAGGCGTTAACCGACCAGCGCCCTACTACGCGGACTCAGACCACAACAATTACACCGCAGCAGCAGCAGCAACAGCAGCAACAGCAGGATAAGGGGTTTATCATTTTTGATGATATTATTGAACCTTATCCCGGATTCTCTACGCCCAGAAGGAGGGAACAACAGCAGCAGGCTGCCGCACAGCAGCAGCAAGCTGTTACTCAGCAGGAGCCTATACAGCTGGTAGTGCCGCAATTGGCGTCTACCATAAAAAAAGTGTCAGTATTCATTATGCTGGATATTGCTATTAAGGATTCGGTAGTAGAAAATATTAAACGCGAAGTAGCGGATAGTATAGGGTATGACCAGGCACGCGGGGATGTTCTCGGGGTAAAAAAAGTTGCGTTTGCGCGTAAAACGTGGGGACAGAATTTCGCTGAGTTCTTCAGCCCGAATAATCCTAATATGTACTGGATCCTTCTTGCATTGTTTGTCCTCGGGGTAATTACGTTCTTCCTTTTCGGGCCGTTACAGATGTTTTTTAAGACTATCGTAAAGGCTGCGGAGATACGGATTGAAGCTGATACGCGGATACGTTCCTCCGGGAAAATGGATATCGGAGGGCAGCTCGGTGGGTTGGGCTTGGAGGAAGGTGAAGGCGGTGGTGCTGGGGCGTTGCCCCGCGGGATGACGGGTGAGCTCACAATGAAGCAGGGGCCGCTTGAGCTCGGGCCCGGGCGAGCGTTTACGGTATCCAACCATTTTACGTTTATTAATGCGGGTAATCTCAAGAATTTGTTGTATTTACTGCAGCAGGAAACCGCGGAGGCTGTGGCGGTAGTGATGAACTACCTTCCCCCGGCGTTTGCGTCACAGATATTCGGTGCTCTGAGTACTGAAAAACAGGCGAAGGTTGCGATTGAGCTCTCAACTGTAAAACTGAAAAGCCCGGATGAGGTTGAGGAAATTGAGCGCGATATTAAAACAAAGATTGATTATCTTATGGGTGGGGAGGATTATTTTATGGACCTCCTGGACCAGGTGGACCCAAAAGCACAGGAGAGTATCCTTAATCTCTTAAGCCGTGAAAAACCGGAACTCGCGGAAAAACTTAGGCGCGTAATTTTTGTGTTTGAGGACATTGCGTTCCTCGAGAAAGCTGGGTTACAGAAAGTTTTGCGTGAATCCCAGAGACAGGGCGTGGTGCTGGCGTTAGCGTTAAAAACCGCGGATGAAAGTATTAAGGCTTCAGTGATGGATTGTCTATCAGAAGGTGCAAGGGCTATGCTGGCGGAACAGATTGATCTTATTGGCGAGGTTAATCCGCGGAGGATCGAGGAAGAACAGCGTAAGATCGCGAGGATCGTACGGTCACTCGAGAAATCAGGTGAACTTGTTATCCGCAGGGATGGGGCTGAGGATACTGGCGGGCCGCAACGGCAGGTAGTGGATAGCGAGCCTGTGGATCAGTAGAGTAAATTTATATTTTTTGTTGTATAGAAGGAGTAAGGCGTAAGTATGATTGATATCCTGACTATTGTAGGTTTGACGTTAGGGTTTGGGACGGTGTATATCGTAATGGTGTGGGGGAACGTTGCACATTTGTTGTGGCATAAAGACGCGTTCCTTCTGGTATTCGGCGGGACAATTGCGTCAATGCTTATCGGTACGCCGTGGCATGTATTCAAAAATATGCCCCGCGCGTTTGTTAAGGTTTTATTCCCGTCAGGCGAGTTTAAGCCTAAACAGTTGATCGCGTTGATTGTGAACCTTTCAGAACGCGCTAAACGTGATGGTGTGGATAGCCTACAGGAAGTGTTGCCCACGATTAAGGATAAGTTTTTGGTGGATGGTATTACTCAGGTGATTGACGGGTTGGATCCTAACCTTATCCGCGAGAACCTTGAGAAAGAAATTATTTTTATACGTAAACGGCATTATCAGGTAAGCAGCGTGTTCCGTTCAATGGGAACTTACGCGCCGATATTCGGGTTACTCGCGACTTTGCTCGGGGTGGTGCAGGTGCTGCGGAATATCAGCGATCCTAAGAGTTTGGGTGCGTCAATGGCAATCGCTGTTACCGGTACATTTTACGGGATTGCAAGCGCGAATTTTATTTTTCTGCCGATCTCGGGTAAGCTTGATGCGCATACGGAAGCTGAACTTCTTATAAAAGAGGTTATGATCGAAGGGATTCTTTCAATCCAGGCAGGTGATATACCGTTGATCGTAAGCCGTAAACTGCAGGGGTTCATGGCGTATCGTTTACGTGAAAAACATGGTGCCGGGAAGTAAGTAATACCGGCGGGGTTGGTTTGTTATGGCTAAAATAGGTGGATATAGCGCTATACCTGAGGCCGAAGGCGAAGGCGGCGGGTATCATGAAAGCCCGTTGTGGATGTTGATTTATACCGACCTTATGACAAACCTTATGATCTTTTTTTTGTTGTCCTACTGTCTTACATGGTTAAGTCAGGAGGATCAGAATATTGCGGCACAGTCGTTTAAGTCTCAGTTTGCCGGGAAAAATGTGTCACAGCTTGAGAAAGCAGTACCCGCATCGCAGCAGCAGCCGACTGTTGAGGATATGGAAAAAGAAAAGAAGATGGAAGATGAGCTTAAGAAAACGTATACGAATATTTCAATTAACGAGGAAGAGATGAGGATGACGTTGCCCACACCGGTATTGTTTGGCCTCGGGGAAGCTGTTATGAAAAAGGAAGCGGTTGAGACGTTACACGAATTTGCGATGATGATTAAGCCTACACGCAACCGTATCGTGGTGGAAGGGCATACTGATGATAAACCGATCCTCGGGGGTAAGTATGTGTCAAACTGGGAATTATCAGCTGCACGTGCGTTCTCGGTAGTGCAGTACTTGATTGACAAGGAAGGGATTGATCCTAAGAGATTAGCAGCATTAGGGTATGGGCAGTATCGGATGGTAGCGCCTAATGATAGTGAGGCGAACCGCGCAAAAAATCGTAGGATTGAAATCACGATCGTCAGGATAAAAGAAGCTTCGGCGGAGAGTACCGATTCAGGGAGTGAAGAAGATACGAGTGGATTACTGGGGAATTAGGTGTTGTAATGGCGAATAATAGTAAGGCTGATAGCAGAAAATTTAATGATCCGGCATTGAAGAAGCCGGATATGTCAAACCTGTGGGTTGTACCGTACGCTGATTTTATGACGGTATTGATGATCTTTTTCCTTATGATGTTCGCGTATGCGCTTAATATGAAAAAAGATGAGCATTTTATTAAGATCCAGGAAAAAATTCAGGAGTCCGTCGGCGGTAAGATGAATAAGGAGAAGATTGTTAAGCTGCTTGAGGAACAAAAGAAGGAAGAGGAGTCGTCTAAATTAACGGATTTAATGAAGAACCCGGAGTTCAGTAAGTATGTTAATATAACACAGGATGCGGAGAAGGTTAAGATTGTGTTCAGTAATCCTATACTCTTCGATACCGGTACAGCGGATGTTAAGTCAACTGCAGCGCTGGTTCTTCACGAAGTGGCGATGATACTGAAACAAATGGATAATGATATTATCGTTGAGGGGCATACTGACAGTGTACCGATTTCCGGGGGTAAGTTTTCGTCTAACTGGGAATTATCGGTCGCACGGTCAATGGCGGTGATACGGTATCTCGTGCATAATGAAGCGATTAATTGTAAACGCTTCGCTGCAGGAGGGTATGGTGAGTACCGCCCGTTGTATCCTAATGATAGTGAAGAAAACCGTGCAAAAAATCGTAGGATTGAAATAGTGGTGATGAAATCTAAAAAACAAAAAGAAGCTGAACCGCAGGCGGTACAGAAAACAGAAGGGTAATTTATTAGTATGACTGTTGATCCAAAAGACAAAAAAAAACGGAATCTTGTTAAGATCGGAAAAATCGCTGAAGAAATAGGGGTGTTACCGTCTACAATACGGTATTATACAAACCTCGGGCTCCTAAAAACTTATGGGCGTACACAGGGGGGGTTCAGGTTGTATGATTATGAGGAAACTTTGCACCGGTTGAAGATATTGAAGCAGTTAGAGGATGAAAAACGGTATACCCTTGATGAGATTAAGGGTAAACTCGATGAGTGTGTGTTACAGGCAAAACAAAGGAAAGTGTTGATTGTGGATGATGACCCGGATGTCCGGGATCTTATACAGTCAGTTCTTTCTTCAGACCCCGGGTGGATTATCCGTACAGCCGGGGATGGATTTGAAGCTGGGAAACTGGCAATTGATTTTTTGCCGGAACTTATCATCCTGGATATTGTACTGCCCGGGATGGATGGGTTTAAGGTTTGCGCTGACCTAAGAAAAGATGAACGGTTTAAGTCTACAGTCATTATCGCTATAACCGGGTATGATACTCAGGAACATAGGGACCGTATCGCAGCAGCCGGGGCGGATGGTTTTGTTGCTAAGCCGATCACTCCGAATGCGTTACGCGAATGCGTAGCAAAGTTCTTGCCTCAAAAGTGAGTGCATGTAATAACTTGTGATGAGAGAAATTTACCTTATCGACGGAAACGCGTATATACACCGCGCGTATCACGCATTGCCTAAACTTGTTACCAGTAAAGGGCAGGAAGTCGGTGCGGTGTTTGGTTTTATTAAAATGGTGGTCAAGCTGTGGCGTGACGGCGCGGAACAGGTTGTTGTGTGTTTTGACTCACCGGGGAAAACGTTCCGCCATGAAAAGTTTAGCGCGTATAAAGCTACCAGAAAAGAAGCAGAGACGGCGTTAGTACTGCAGATTCCTATTACCCACAAGGTCGTTGAACTTATGAATATTCCGTCTATAGCGTTGCCGGGGTATGAGGCTGATGATATTATTGCGACCTTAGCGGGGATGTACAGTAAAAACGGGGATAAGGTGGTAATAGTTACCGGTGATAAGGATTTAGCTCAGGTCGTGAATGATAAGATCAGTATTCTTAATACGCACAAGGGTGTTGTTATTGATCGCGGGAAAGTCGGGGAGTTATACGCCGGGCTTGTACCGGAACAATTGGTTGATATGTTCGCTCTGGCGGGGGATAAGGTTGATAATGTTCCCGGCGTTGCAGGGGTTGGGGATGTTACTGCGTTGAAGCTTATCCATGAATTCGGGAGTTTGGATAATCTTTATTCTAAAATCGGGAATGTTAAGGGTAAGCTTAAGGAAAAACTGGAATTGCATAAGAGTGATGCGTATTTAAGCCGTGAACTTGTTACCTTAAACTCAAATGTGCCGCTCGAGGATCCGCTGGTAAGCAGCAGCGGGGTTAATGCTAAGCATACGGGTGAGGAAACTGAAGCGTACCTCCGTGAACTTGAATTCCATAGTTTGTTTAACGACGAGGTGTTCACAAAAAAGGTTAAGCTCGGGGATATTAGGCGTAGTGTCGCTGTGGAGGTTGAGGCTGTACAATCAGTTGCGGAGTTTGAACGCATTGCCGCGGGGTTAATGAGCCAAAAATGTGTTTCCCTGGCGTTGGAGGTACAGGATATTGTCGGGAAAAAGTTGGTTGCCTGTGCTGGCTTAGCTGATGCTCAGGGGAGGTGTTACTATGTTAACCTCAACGGGTATATCGGTGGGGACTATGATAGATGTATTAAGGTGTTGAATGATATCCTTGAGAATACGCGGGTTATGAAGGTTGTGTATGGCTATAAAGCTTTGTTATCGGGTATAAAAAATGCTGGGATAAGTGTTAAACTGCCGGTGACTGATGTTTTGATTGCAGCGTACCTCCTGGATATCGGGAAGTTGTCGTTAAGCAGTGAATCTTATGGATGGGAAGAGTTGTTTTTTAAGATTAAAGGTGTTCGGCCTGCGGAAAAACTTGAGGCAGTGGTTAATAATGCGTATTGTTCAATGGAACTTTATAACGCGTTTACCGGGGATATTGAACGTCATGGGATTGGTAAGTTATTGTCAGAAGTTGAGGTGCCGCTGGTACCCGTGATCATTGCTATGGAGGATAACGGGGTTAAGGTAAACAAAGCTAAGTTGTATGAACTTAAGAGTGAGTACGAGAAAGAACTTAAGAAAAATGAAACTGAAATTTACGCGCTTGCCGGGGAGAAGTTTAATGTTAATTCCCCAAAACAACTCGGGGTTGTACTTTTTGAGAAACTGAACCTGCAGGGCGGGAAACGGACAAAAAGCGGGTACTCAACTGATGAAGATGTGTTGAACCGTCTGTCAGCTGTACATGCATTGCCTCAGAAGGTGTTGGAGTACCGTGAACGCCAAAAACTTAAGTCTACATATATAGACGTTATGCTTGAACTCGCGGATGCAGGGTCCAGAGTGCATACAACGTTTAATCAAATCGGGACTACCACAGGTAGGTTGTCGTCAGTAAACCCTAATCTCCAGAATATTCCCGTTAGATCTGTATTAGGGAAAAAGATACGGTCAGTATTTATTGCGCAGGATGGGTGGAGGCTGTTATCCGCGGATTACTCTCAGATTGACCTGCGTGTGCTGGCGCATATGAGCGGTGATGAAAATCTTGTACAGTCGTTTATCGCGGGGAAGGATATTCATTCAAGGACTGCGGCTGAGATTTTTGGGGTGACTGATGAGAGTATGGTTGATGAGGCACAGCGAAGGGTTGCAAAAACGATTAATTTCGGGATTGTGTACGGTATAAGCGCGTTTGGGTTGGCACAGCAGTTGGGGATTGAGATTAAGCTGGCGGGTGAGTATATAGAGAAGTATATGTCTAAGTATGCAGGGGTGAAGGCGTGGAGGGATAGGGTTATTAAAGAAGCTAAGGTTAGCGGGTACGTAAAAACTTTGTTTAATCATTTACGGCATGTGCAGGATATTAATGCTACGAATAATACACGGCGGGGTTTTGCGGAACGTATTGCCATGAATACGCCGATACAGGGTACTGCCGCGGAAATTATTAAACTCGCAATGGTGAAGATTGATAACCGCAGAAAAGTTGAACACTGGGAGTCAAGGATGTTGCTGCAGGTGCATGATGAGCTTGTATTTGAGTGCACTGAAGCTGAACTTGGCAGCGTGAAGGATGTGGTGGTTGCCGAGATGTCTTCCGCAGTTAAGCTTAACGTACCGCTGGTGGTGGATGTTAAGGTTGGGGATAACTGGGTTGATATGGATAAGATATGATGAGTAATAATTTTATGGAAAGGTGTGTGTTTGTTTATGCGTAACTGCGTGATAATCGGGGGCGGGCCTGCGGGGCTGGCAGCCGGGATTTATCTTTCCCGCGCGAAGGTTGATACTGTTTTGTTTGAGAAAAATGTTATCGGCGGGCAGGTGTTGTGGACGGATAAGATTGAGAATTATCCTGGGTTTATCGACGGGGTGGATGGGTATACTTTAATTAATAATATGAAACTCCAGGCTGAACGGTTTGGGTTGGAGATAAAGATGGAGGGGGTTAATACCCTGGAGAAACTTTCTGGCGGGGAAGGGTTTATAGTTGCCACAGGGAAACAAAGGGCGGAAACACGGGCAATAATTTATTCCGCAGGGGCGGTACCCCAAAAAATGGGTATCCCCGGGGAGAATGAGTTTACCGGGCACGGGGTGTCATACTGTGCGACCTGCGACGGGGCGTTTAATAAAGGAAAAGACGTTTTGGTTGTCGGCGGGGGTGATTCTGCTCTTGAGGAAGCGTTGTTTCTTACACGGTTTGCGCAGAAGGTTACTATTATTCATCGCAGGGATAAGTTCCGCGGGACCGGTATTCTGCAGGAGCATGTGTTCAAGAACACTAAGATAAAAGTTATCTGGGATACTGTGCCTGTAGAAATAAAAGGTGATAAAAAAGTTGAGTCCATGGTTATTAAAAATGTTAAGACACAGGAAGTTAATCAGGTTGCGGCCGCTGCGGTGTTTGTGTTTGTCGGTACGTTGCCGCAGTCTGAACTTGTTAGAGACCTGGTTGACCGTGATGAGAGAGGGTATGTTATTACTAATAACGATATGTCCTCACGGACACAGGGGTTGTACGTGTGCGGTGATGTGCGGAGTAAGTTGTTAAAACAAATCGCGACGGCCTGCGGTGAAGCTGCCACAGCGGCATCGGCAGTGACTAAGTATCTGGATGAACATAAATGGTGAATCTAAAAAGTAAACCCCGGAATAAGGTTGTGATTGGTATCACCGGAGGTATTGCCTGCGGGAAAAGTACGTTTACCCGCGCACTGGCGGGGTGTTTAAATGCAAAACTTGTGCTTGACGCTGATAAAATAGGGCATCAGGTATTGAAGGATGCGGGGATAAAAAATAAGTTATGCCGGGTGTTTGGTAAAGGGATTTTTAATGCTCAACACGAGGTTGACCGCAAAAAATTAGGGGTGATGGTTTTCGGGGATCAGGTGCAGCGGAGTAAACTCGAAGCTGTTGTACATCCATGGATTATCAAACGTATCGCTGAAAGTGTAAGGAAGTTCAGGAAAAGCCGCGGGGATGCGCGCAGCGGGGCTGCTGCTATCGTAGACGCGACGCTGATTTTTGAGGTTGGCATGGAAAAAATGTTTGACATAATAATTGTTGTGAAAGCGCCACAGGGTGTGCAGGTCGAACGCATAATTTCGAGGGATAGCAACGGGAAAATGACTAAAGTTATGGCGCTTAAGAAAATTCATGCGCAGATGAGGCTCGGGGTAAAGGTTAAACGCGCAGATATCGTTGTCGACGGGGTTAAGCCGGTATACCCCCAGGCAGTGAAGGTAGCTGCTAAAATTAATTTACTTTATTCTTGACAACCCGCGGGTGAGTGTGTGATAATGAATGTAACGAATAGACAAATTAATCAATGAAGCTCTTTTTTTGGGTGTTTGATAGGTATATAAAGGTTGAGAAAAAGTTGTTTCTACGCAATAAAGTAATCCTTAATAAAAAACATATTTTAAAAAACAAGTATAACATACATTAGAGCAAGCATGCCGGAGTGTTTCAGGTTTTCAAGGTTTTAAATATCAAGTTAATAATAATAACAGTAAAAGAAATGGGAGGAGAGTAAAAGAAATGGGTACGAACGGGCAACAAGCATCTATGCCGGAACCCGCAAAGCTGGATGTGTCAATCTTATCGAAGAAAACAATGGCTGATCTTACAAAGATGGCTAAGGAGTTGAAAGTAGAGATCATTACCGGGTTAAGAAAACAGGAGTTGATCGCAAAAATTCTTGAAGCTCAGGCGCAGGTCGGGCAGGGGTTGATGTTCAACCAGGGCGTGCTTGAGATCTTACCGGATGGGTTTGGGTTCCTGCGGTCACCGGAATATAATTATCTTCCGGGCCCGGATGATATATATATCTCGCCGTCACAGATTAAGAAGTTTGTCTTGCGTAAAGGTGATACTGTAGCAGGGATTGTACGCCCGCCGAAAGACGGTGAGCGTTTCTTTGCGTTATTGCAGATAGAAAAAGTTAATGGTAGTTCTCCGGAAGGGTTAAGGGAACGCGTGTTGTTTGATAACCTTACACCGTTGTATCCGCAGGAAAGGATTAAGATGGAGACTATACGGACTGAACTTACCACGCGGGTGATGGATCTTATGACACCCATAGGTATGGGGCAACGCGGATTGATTGTATCACCGCCGCGCGCAGGGAAAACTATTATCCTGCAAAAAATAGCGAATGCTATCACCACAAATCATCCGGATATAGTATTGATTGTTCTTCTTATAGATGAACGCCCGGAAGAAGTTACTGATATGCAGAGGTCAGTCAAGGGTGAGGTTATATCCTCAACCTTTGATGAACCGCCTGAACGGCATGTGCAGGTAGCTGAGATGGTTATTGAAAAAGCTAAACGTATGGTGGAACATAAAAAACACGTGGTTATTCTCCTGGATTCAATCACGCGGCTTGGCCGTGCGTATAATGCTGTTACGCCGTCAAGCGGGCGTGTGTTATCCGGCGGGATTGATGCTAATGCGTTACAGCGGCCAAAACGGTTCTTCGGTGCTGCACGCGCAATTGAGGAAGGCGGGAGCCTTACTATTGTCGCAACGGCATTAGTGGAAACCGGTAGCCGTATGGATGACGTTATTTTTGAAGAGTTTAAGGGTACGGGTAATATGGAACTCGTGCTTGACCGTAACCTCGCGAATAAACGCGTATTCCCTGCAATTGAAATTAATAAGTCGGGGACACGGAAAGAGGAGTTGTTGACTGAAGCTGATGCGCTTAACCGCGTGTGGATACTGCGTAAAGTGTTGTCTACGCTTAACGCGTCAGAAGCTATGGAATTGATGCTTGATAAGATGAGTTCAACTAAGAGTAATGACGATTTCCTTAAGTCCCTGGAATTATCAAGTTTTGAGCGTATACGTTAGGGATGTTCTTTGTTATAATATAATAAATACTTATGATGAAACTGAAAAGTTTGATTCTTGATATTGTATTTGTGGTATTCGCAGGGATTGTGTTTTTTTCCGGGCAGCTGATAGCGCGCAGCGGGAAGACTGAAGAACTGCCGATGCTTAATAATAGTTTACTCGTGACAAATCCTGTGGAAACACTGGGTGAGGATGCCAGGCAAAAAATTTTTCGTGAGCTCGATTATCTTATTATCACAAAACATAAGGTTCAGCAG
This window contains:
- a CDS encoding response regulator, whose amino-acid sequence is MAKYKVCLVEDDPDVGAVVEMILKDYDCEITNIRDVNSFRMLADKVMPDLIILDLMLPGINGFEICQYFRNRAETADTPILAFTGYDSVDNQKKIMAAGATDYSPKPFDIKSFKFKVKKLLKISDPLE
- a CDS encoding tetratricopeptide repeat protein, which produces MANTFLTWGAGARALGMGKAYVAVANDATAGFWNPGGLAQVDRAELNVLHAFLWEGTVYDYAGYVVPTLKNGTFGVNAITLLSIGGEGRDALNRVNNQTFIDSRLLAGGCYAREIGDWLSLGGAVNVLNSSLGQHSKLDMTIDAGALMKFFGGLTLGVNIKNMLVARLSGNSQDVLSPVIRAGVAGHFWDNRMIAACDVEYRENTVVYYLGVEAAVFNLFKLRIGQSQQEVSAGFGINVFNMMLDYALGLHSLGGSHRMSLTMKFGGSVKAELNKQNEKARLELDELFKKLYESGIQAYQEGKFDEAHSMLAQARSINPQDEDVKILTSRLQLVVALLPTSVGTGKVSELLRAGVTKYLEGDAEQAITKITYAYTLDPDNKTIERLLNRLQRETGVKIDTAPPGMGTLVDQKLLQAYIQFSKRDFAGTILLCQEVLSLESRNILAYKRMGTSYLLLGERDKAVKLWEKALEINPNDTALREYTDSVKKQIGQ
- a CDS encoding FliG C-terminal domain-containing protein, which produces MKFICKLFFALTLLAGVTVQTFADTQERITIEYDIRSRTERVIEKILGSRDFVVIVEVVLERQALTDQRPTTRTQTTTITPQQQQQQQQQQDKGFIIFDDIIEPYPGFSTPRRREQQQQAAAQQQQAVTQQEPIQLVVPQLASTIKKVSVFIMLDIAIKDSVVENIKREVADSIGYDQARGDVLGVKKVAFARKTWGQNFAEFFSPNNPNMYWILLALFVLGVITFFLFGPLQMFFKTIVKAAEIRIEADTRIRSSGKMDIGGQLGGLGLEEGEGGGAGALPRGMTGELTMKQGPLELGPGRAFTVSNHFTFINAGNLKNLLYLLQQETAEAVAVVMNYLPPAFASQIFGALSTEKQAKVAIELSTVKLKSPDEVEEIERDIKTKIDYLMGGEDYFMDLLDQVDPKAQESILNLLSREKPELAEKLRRVIFVFEDIAFLEKAGLQKVLRESQRQGVVLALALKTADESIKASVMDCLSEGARAMLAEQIDLIGEVNPRRIEEEQRKIARIVRSLEKSGELVIRRDGAEDTGGPQRQVVDSEPVDQ
- a CDS encoding MotA/TolQ/ExbB proton channel family protein is translated as MIDILTIVGLTLGFGTVYIVMVWGNVAHLLWHKDAFLLVFGGTIASMLIGTPWHVFKNMPRAFVKVLFPSGEFKPKQLIALIVNLSERAKRDGVDSLQEVLPTIKDKFLVDGITQVIDGLDPNLIRENLEKEIIFIRKRHYQVSSVFRSMGTYAPIFGLLATLLGVVQVLRNISDPKSLGASMAIAVTGTFYGIASANFIFLPISGKLDAHTEAELLIKEVMIEGILSIQAGDIPLIVSRKLQGFMAYRLREKHGAGK
- a CDS encoding flagellar motor protein MotB, with product MAKIGGYSAIPEAEGEGGGYHESPLWMLIYTDLMTNLMIFFLLSYCLTWLSQEDQNIAAQSFKSQFAGKNVSQLEKAVPASQQQPTVEDMEKEKKMEDELKKTYTNISINEEEMRMTLPTPVLFGLGEAVMKKEAVETLHEFAMMIKPTRNRIVVEGHTDDKPILGGKYVSNWELSAARAFSVVQYLIDKEGIDPKRLAALGYGQYRMVAPNDSEANRAKNRRIEITIVRIKEASAESTDSGSEEDTSGLLGN
- a CDS encoding OmpA family protein, whose amino-acid sequence is MANNSKADSRKFNDPALKKPDMSNLWVVPYADFMTVLMIFFLMMFAYALNMKKDEHFIKIQEKIQESVGGKMNKEKIVKLLEEQKKEEESSKLTDLMKNPEFSKYVNITQDAEKVKIVFSNPILFDTGTADVKSTAALVLHEVAMILKQMDNDIIVEGHTDSVPISGGKFSSNWELSVARSMAVIRYLVHNEAINCKRFAAGGYGEYRPLYPNDSEENRAKNRRIEIVVMKSKKQKEAEPQAVQKTEG
- a CDS encoding response regulator; the protein is MTVDPKDKKKRNLVKIGKIAEEIGVLPSTIRYYTNLGLLKTYGRTQGGFRLYDYEETLHRLKILKQLEDEKRYTLDEIKGKLDECVLQAKQRKVLIVDDDPDVRDLIQSVLSSDPGWIIRTAGDGFEAGKLAIDFLPELIILDIVLPGMDGFKVCADLRKDERFKSTVIIAITGYDTQEHRDRIAAAGADGFVAKPITPNALRECVAKFLPQK